One window from the genome of Mauremys mutica isolate MM-2020 ecotype Southern chromosome 4, ASM2049712v1, whole genome shotgun sequence encodes:
- the PNPLA2 gene encoding patatin-like phospholipase domain-containing protein 2 isoform X2: protein MRPYNTRSSLMLSRLIPHSGTSSAEGEAGANIIQVSKEARKRFLGPLHPSFNLVKIIRSCLYKTLPDNGHEVARGRLGISLTRVSDGENVILSEFNSKEELIQACVCSTFIPVYCGLIPPSLQGVRYVDGGISDNLPQYELKNTITVSPFSGESDICPRDSSTNIHELRVTNTSIQFNLRNLYRLSKALFPPEPQVLRDMCKQGYRDALHFLKKNGLLHRPRPSRPLLAVENSSGEGDPEEEEEIGAEDQLRENAALAAVEDHIFEHLPPRLNQALLEACTERRGLLVGITNLLPVRLASAMMIPYTLPVESAVSFTVRLLEWLPDVPEDIRWMKEQTSNLCTYLMREAKKKLGSHLSARLYYHFELRRTQSLPIPLASTYSEVLPQWMRSNLSLMDVKTKWEEYQRQLMLGLFCINVDMQASIFPPEGLQMRLSPADRVQGSLPLF from the exons GTGAGGCAGGCGCTAATATTATTCAGGTCTCAAAAGAAGCCCGGAAGAGGTTCCTGGGCCCTCTACACCCATCCTTCAACTTGGTGAAAATCATCCGCAGCTGCCTGTACAAGACCCTGCCAGACAATGGGCATGAAGTGGCTAGAGGACGCCTGGGCATCTCGCTGACGCGGGTCTCTGATGGAGAGAATGTGATACTGTCGGAGTTCAATTCCAAAGAGGAGCTGATTCAG GCCTGTGTTTGCAGCACCTTCATCCCTGTGTACTGTGGGTTGATCCCGCCAAGCCTGCAGGGAGTG AGGTACGTTGATGGAGGGATTTCAGACAACTTGCCGCAATACGAGCTGAAGAACACTATCACAGTGTCTCCGTTCTCAGGCGAGAGTGACATCTGCCCCCGGGACAGCTCCACAAACATTCACGAGCTGAGAGTCACCAACACCAGCATCCAGTTCAACCTTCGCAACCTCTACCGCCTCTCGAAAGCCTTGTTCCCCCCAGAGCCTCAG GTGCTCCGGGACATGTGCAAGCAGGGCTACCGGGATGCGCTGCACTTCCTGAAGAAGAATG GGCTCCTTCACCGCCCACGGCCCTCACGCCCTCTCCTTGCCGTTGAGAACTCTTcaggggagggggacccagaggaggaggaggagataggAGCTGAAGACCAGCTGAGGGAGAACGCTGCCCTGGCTGCTGTCGAAGACCACATCTTTGAACACCTGCCACCCAGACTGAACCAAG CCCTTTTGGAAGCTTGCACTGAGAGAAGGGGCCTGTTAGTTGGCATTACCAACTTGTTGCCTGTGCGCTTGGCCTCTGCCATGATGATCCCCTACACGCTGCCTGTGGAATCAGCTGTCTCCTTCACAGTCAG GTTGCTGGAATGGCTGCCAGATGTCCCTGAGGACATTAGGTGGATGAAGGAACAGACGAGTAATCTATGCACCTATCTCATGAGGGAAGCCAAGAAGAAACTGGGAAGCCATCTCTCAGCCAG GCTTTACTACCATTTTGAGCTCCGAAGGACCCAGAGCCTGCCAATCCCTTTGGCCTCTACGTACAGCGAGGTGCTGCCCCAGTGGATGCGAAGCAACCTCTCCCTGATGGACGTTAAGACAAAGTGGGAGGAATACCAGCGCCAGCTCATGCTGGGATTGTTCTGCATCAACGTGGACATGCAGGCCTCCATCTTCCCGCCAGAGGGGCTGCAGATGAGACTCTCGCCGGCAGACCGTGTGCAAGGGAGCCTGCCACTCTTCTGa
- the PNPLA2 gene encoding patatin-like phospholipase domain-containing protein 2 isoform X3, with product MLSGQGEAGANIIQVSKEARKRFLGPLHPSFNLVKIIRSCLYKTLPDNGHEVARGRLGISLTRVSDGENVILSEFNSKEELIQACVCSTFIPVYCGLIPPSLQGVRYVDGGISDNLPQYELKNTITVSPFSGESDICPRDSSTNIHELRVTNTSIQFNLRNLYRLSKALFPPEPQVLRDMCKQGYRDALHFLKKNGLLHRPRPSRPLLAVENSSGEGDPEEEEEIGAEDQLRENAALAAVEDHIFEHLPPRLNQALLEACTERRGLLVGITNLLPVRLASAMMIPYTLPVESAVSFTVRLLEWLPDVPEDIRWMKEQTSNLCTYLMREAKKKLGSHLSARLYYHFELRRTQSLPIPLASTYSEVLPQWMRSNLSLMDVKTKWEEYQRQLMLGLFCINVDMQASIFPPEGLQMRLSPADRVQGSLPLF from the exons GTGAGGCAGGCGCTAATATTATTCAGGTCTCAAAAGAAGCCCGGAAGAGGTTCCTGGGCCCTCTACACCCATCCTTCAACTTGGTGAAAATCATCCGCAGCTGCCTGTACAAGACCCTGCCAGACAATGGGCATGAAGTGGCTAGAGGACGCCTGGGCATCTCGCTGACGCGGGTCTCTGATGGAGAGAATGTGATACTGTCGGAGTTCAATTCCAAAGAGGAGCTGATTCAG GCCTGTGTTTGCAGCACCTTCATCCCTGTGTACTGTGGGTTGATCCCGCCAAGCCTGCAGGGAGTG AGGTACGTTGATGGAGGGATTTCAGACAACTTGCCGCAATACGAGCTGAAGAACACTATCACAGTGTCTCCGTTCTCAGGCGAGAGTGACATCTGCCCCCGGGACAGCTCCACAAACATTCACGAGCTGAGAGTCACCAACACCAGCATCCAGTTCAACCTTCGCAACCTCTACCGCCTCTCGAAAGCCTTGTTCCCCCCAGAGCCTCAG GTGCTCCGGGACATGTGCAAGCAGGGCTACCGGGATGCGCTGCACTTCCTGAAGAAGAATG GGCTCCTTCACCGCCCACGGCCCTCACGCCCTCTCCTTGCCGTTGAGAACTCTTcaggggagggggacccagaggaggaggaggagataggAGCTGAAGACCAGCTGAGGGAGAACGCTGCCCTGGCTGCTGTCGAAGACCACATCTTTGAACACCTGCCACCCAGACTGAACCAAG CCCTTTTGGAAGCTTGCACTGAGAGAAGGGGCCTGTTAGTTGGCATTACCAACTTGTTGCCTGTGCGCTTGGCCTCTGCCATGATGATCCCCTACACGCTGCCTGTGGAATCAGCTGTCTCCTTCACAGTCAG GTTGCTGGAATGGCTGCCAGATGTCCCTGAGGACATTAGGTGGATGAAGGAACAGACGAGTAATCTATGCACCTATCTCATGAGGGAAGCCAAGAAGAAACTGGGAAGCCATCTCTCAGCCAG GCTTTACTACCATTTTGAGCTCCGAAGGACCCAGAGCCTGCCAATCCCTTTGGCCTCTACGTACAGCGAGGTGCTGCCCCAGTGGATGCGAAGCAACCTCTCCCTGATGGACGTTAAGACAAAGTGGGAGGAATACCAGCGCCAGCTCATGCTGGGATTGTTCTGCATCAACGTGGACATGCAGGCCTCCATCTTCCCGCCAGAGGGGCTGCAGATGAGACTCTCGCCGGCAGACCGTGTGCAAGGGAGCCTGCCACTCTTCTGa